The Pseudomonas chlororaphis subsp. piscium genome contains the following window.
TGGTAATGCTCATGGCGATGTATCGCGATTTTTTTAGGAGCCACGAATCCCAAACGAACATGTTTGCCCTGAATATCCATCACGCTGACCACTATCTCTTCACCGAGTTTGAATGTCTCGCCTGGCTTGCAACTAAGCAACAGCATTTTCAT
Protein-coding sequences here:
- a CDS encoding carbon storage regulator, which produces MKMLLLSCKPGETFKLGEEIVVSVMDIQGKHVRLGFVAPKKIAIHRHEHYQKYQGRKR